In one window of Opitutus sp. GAS368 DNA:
- a CDS encoding lactate racemase domain-containing protein: protein MAQAPHRLLAAAHQSLDPAQVRALVAAACPAADYRDRRVLLIIPDGTRTAPVGLMFQALFAQIGGVAKKFDVMIALGTHPAMPADAINQRVGITADERTSTYQAVEFINHEWDNPAALRDLGQIPADEIRALSGGRFAMDVPVHINKRLFDYDQLIIVGPVFPHEVVGFSGGNKYLFPGVAGPGILNFFHWLGAVVTNPMIIGNKWTPVRQVVDRAGAMVTVPKLCFCLVVHGQGELAGLFAGTPEVAWDDASELSRELHITYKDRPFHSVLSCAPAMYDELWVGGKCMYKLEPIVADGGELIIYAPHLHEVSVVHGPMIERIGYHCVQYFLKQWDRFKHEPWGTLAHSTHVHGIGTYDEKTGIETPRVRVTLATGISEATCRKINLGYRDWRTIRKEDFANREAEGIFLEPKAGERLYHLREKPAWAGGGAS, encoded by the coding sequence ATGGCCCAGGCCCCGCACCGGCTGCTCGCCGCCGCCCACCAGTCCCTCGACCCGGCGCAGGTCCGCGCCTTGGTGGCCGCGGCCTGCCCCGCCGCCGATTACCGCGACCGCCGCGTGCTGCTCATCATTCCCGACGGCACGCGCACGGCGCCCGTCGGCCTGATGTTCCAAGCGCTCTTCGCGCAGATCGGCGGGGTCGCAAAGAAATTCGACGTCATGATCGCCCTCGGCACGCATCCCGCGATGCCGGCTGACGCCATCAACCAGCGCGTCGGCATCACGGCGGATGAACGCACCTCCACCTACCAGGCTGTCGAGTTCATCAACCACGAGTGGGACAATCCCGCGGCGCTCCGCGACCTCGGCCAGATCCCGGCCGACGAGATCCGCGCGCTTTCCGGCGGCCGGTTCGCGATGGACGTGCCGGTGCACATCAACAAGCGGCTCTTCGATTACGACCAGCTCATTATCGTCGGCCCGGTCTTCCCGCACGAGGTCGTCGGCTTTTCCGGCGGCAACAAATACCTTTTCCCCGGTGTGGCCGGCCCCGGCATCCTGAATTTCTTCCACTGGCTCGGCGCCGTCGTGACCAATCCGATGATCATCGGCAACAAGTGGACGCCCGTCCGCCAGGTCGTGGACCGCGCCGGCGCGATGGTCACTGTGCCCAAGCTCTGCTTCTGCCTGGTCGTCCACGGCCAGGGCGAGCTCGCCGGCCTTTTCGCGGGCACGCCCGAGGTGGCGTGGGACGACGCCAGCGAACTTTCGCGCGAACTCCACATCACTTACAAGGACCGGCCGTTCCACTCCGTGCTCTCCTGCGCGCCGGCGATGTATGACGAGCTCTGGGTTGGCGGGAAGTGCATGTATAAGCTCGAGCCGATCGTTGCCGACGGCGGCGAGCTCATCATCTACGCCCCGCACCTCCATGAGGTGTCCGTCGTCCATGGTCCGATGATCGAACGCATCGGCTACCACTGCGTGCAGTATTTCCTGAAGCAGTGGGACCGGTTCAAGCACGAGCCCTGGGGCACCCTCGCCCACTCCACCCACGTCCACGGCATCGGCACCTACGACGAAAAGACCGGCATCGAGACGCCCCGCGTCCGCGTGACCCTCGCCACCGGCATCTCCGAGGCCACCTGCCGGAAGATCAACCTCGGCTACCGCGACTGGCGGACCATCCGGAAGGAGGATTTTGCGAACCGCGAGGCCGAGGGCATCTTCCTCGAACCCAAGGCCGGCGAGCGCCTCTACCATCTGCGCGAAAAACCGGCTTGGGCCGGCGGCGGTGCGTCTTAA
- the kduD gene encoding 2-dehydro-3-deoxy-D-gluconate 5-dehydrogenase KduD, which translates to MSSILDSFRLDGKVAIVTGASRGLGAAMARALAEAGADLVLVARGDMAALQKSIAATGRRSVVVAADVGTPAAAAKIVAAAYEVFGRADILVNNAGIIRRANLLEFTETDWTDVLNVNLTGAFRLSQRFAAELVARKSPGKIINIASMLSFQGGIRVVSYTAAKSALAGVTRAMANELAPSGINVNAIAPGYMATDNTEQLRADAARNQSILDRIPAGRWGTPADLAGAVIFLAAPASDYMHGHILAVDGGWLVR; encoded by the coding sequence ATGTCTAGCATCCTCGACAGTTTTCGCCTCGACGGAAAGGTCGCCATCGTCACCGGCGCCTCGCGCGGCCTCGGCGCCGCCATGGCCCGGGCCCTGGCCGAGGCCGGCGCGGACCTCGTGCTCGTCGCCCGCGGCGACATGGCCGCCCTGCAGAAATCCATCGCCGCCACCGGCCGTCGCAGCGTGGTCGTGGCGGCCGATGTCGGCACGCCCGCCGCCGCCGCGAAGATCGTGGCCGCGGCCTACGAGGTGTTCGGCCGCGCCGACATCCTCGTCAACAATGCCGGCATCATCCGCCGCGCCAACCTCCTTGAGTTCACCGAGACCGACTGGACCGACGTGCTCAACGTCAACCTCACCGGCGCCTTCCGCCTCAGCCAGCGCTTTGCCGCCGAGCTGGTCGCGCGCAAGTCGCCGGGCAAGATCATCAACATCGCGTCGATGCTCTCCTTCCAGGGCGGCATCCGCGTGGTCTCCTACACCGCGGCCAAGAGCGCGCTGGCCGGTGTCACCCGCGCCATGGCCAACGAGCTCGCGCCGTCGGGCATCAACGTCAACGCCATCGCGCCGGGCTACATGGCGACCGACAACACCGAGCAGCTCCGCGCCGACGCCGCGCGCAACCAGTCGATCCTCGATCGCATTCCCGCCGGCCGCTGGGGCACCCCGGCCGACCTGGCGGGCGCCGTAATCTTCCTTGCCGCCCCGGCGTCTGACTACATGCACGGCCACATCCTCGCGGTCGACGGTGGCTGGCTCGTGCGCTGA
- a CDS encoding bifunctional 4-hydroxy-2-oxoglutarate aldolase/2-dehydro-3-deoxy-phosphogluconate aldolase — MSKSDVLNRIKSEKVIALIRADSSASLLDCARALAAGGLSCIELTMTTPNAIECCAQVAKELPNVLLGLGTVLDAETAKRGIAAGAKFIVTPAVRPEVIKACKEAGVAILSGALTPTEACNAWDAGADVIKIFPAEFFGPAYIKSLKAPFPKMEFLPTGGVTPETVGDFLKAGAFATAAGSALVAPAALKSGDWAAITARAKQFVAAANAAKA, encoded by the coding sequence ATGTCCAAATCCGACGTCCTGAACCGCATCAAGTCCGAGAAGGTCATCGCGCTCATCCGCGCCGACAGCTCGGCCAGCCTGCTCGACTGCGCCCGCGCCCTGGCCGCCGGCGGCCTCAGCTGCATCGAGCTCACGATGACCACGCCCAATGCCATCGAGTGCTGCGCCCAGGTCGCCAAGGAGCTGCCCAACGTCCTCCTCGGTCTCGGCACCGTCCTCGACGCCGAGACCGCGAAGCGCGGCATCGCCGCCGGCGCGAAGTTCATCGTCACTCCCGCCGTCCGCCCCGAGGTCATCAAGGCCTGCAAGGAGGCCGGCGTGGCGATCCTCTCCGGCGCGCTGACGCCGACCGAGGCCTGCAACGCCTGGGACGCCGGCGCCGATGTCATCAAGATCTTCCCCGCCGAGTTCTTCGGCCCCGCCTACATCAAGTCCCTCAAGGCGCCGTTCCCCAAGATGGAGTTCCTCCCGACCGGTGGCGTCACGCCCGAGACCGTCGGTGACTTCCTCAAGGCCGGCGCCTTCGCCACTGCGGCCGGTTCCGCGCTCGTCGCGCCCGCCGCGCTGAAGTCCGGCGACTGGGCCGCCATCACCGCCCGCGCCAAACAGTTCGTCGCCGCCGCAAACGCCGCCAAAGCCTGA
- a CDS encoding MFS transporter: MSQSAPAPATNYRWVVCALLFFATTINYIDRQILALIKPILDEQLHWTNEQFGMVNGAFQGAYALGLLVFGWFVDRFGTKIGYAVSIAAWSVAAIGHALVYSISGFLFARVALGLGEGGNFPSAIKAVALWFPKRERATATAIFNSGTNVGAIIAPLIVPAVALSLGWHWAFICAGLAGFLWLFLWFPFYNVPEKIKAANAAELDHIASDRDDTSRDGEKVSWLSLLGYRQTWAFVLAKGLTDPVWWFFLTWLPDFFKQTRHLDIKTSGPMLATIYGVATVLSIGAGVVVGRLVKSGWTVTRARKTAMFTSALCVVPIILVKDVGDWTAVLLIGLACAAHQAWSANLFTTASDMFPKRAVASVVGLGGMAGSGLGIFFPVLAGRLLDTFKAQDNVSAGYALLFSICAGAYIATFILQHLLAPKFEMVELKA, encoded by the coding sequence ATGAGCCAATCTGCCCCCGCTCCCGCCACCAATTACCGCTGGGTCGTCTGCGCCCTCCTGTTCTTCGCCACGACCATCAACTACATCGACCGGCAGATCCTCGCGCTGATCAAGCCGATCCTCGACGAGCAGCTGCACTGGACCAACGAGCAGTTCGGCATGGTCAACGGCGCCTTCCAGGGCGCCTATGCGCTGGGCCTGCTGGTCTTCGGGTGGTTCGTGGACCGCTTCGGCACGAAGATCGGCTATGCCGTTTCCATCGCCGCCTGGAGTGTCGCGGCCATCGGCCATGCGCTGGTCTACAGCATCAGCGGCTTCCTGTTCGCCCGGGTGGCGCTCGGCCTCGGCGAGGGCGGCAACTTCCCCTCGGCCATCAAGGCCGTCGCCCTCTGGTTCCCCAAGCGCGAGCGCGCCACCGCCACCGCCATCTTCAACTCCGGCACGAATGTCGGCGCCATCATCGCCCCGCTCATCGTGCCCGCCGTCGCCCTCTCGCTGGGCTGGCACTGGGCCTTCATCTGTGCGGGCCTGGCCGGCTTCCTCTGGCTCTTCCTCTGGTTCCCGTTCTACAACGTGCCCGAGAAGATCAAGGCGGCCAACGCCGCCGAACTCGATCACATCGCCAGCGACCGCGACGACACCAGCCGCGACGGCGAGAAGGTCTCCTGGCTCAGCCTGCTCGGCTACCGGCAGACCTGGGCGTTCGTCCTCGCCAAGGGCCTGACCGACCCGGTGTGGTGGTTCTTCCTCACGTGGCTGCCCGACTTTTTCAAGCAGACGCGCCATCTCGACATCAAGACGAGCGGCCCGATGCTTGCGACCATCTACGGCGTGGCGACGGTGCTCAGCATCGGCGCGGGCGTCGTGGTCGGCCGGCTGGTGAAATCCGGCTGGACGGTCACCCGCGCGCGCAAGACGGCCATGTTCACCTCCGCCCTTTGCGTGGTGCCGATCATCCTCGTGAAGGACGTCGGTGACTGGACGGCCGTGCTGCTCATCGGTCTGGCCTGCGCCGCCCACCAGGCCTGGTCGGCCAACCTCTTCACGACGGCCTCCGACATGTTTCCCAAGCGCGCCGTCGCCTCGGTCGTCGGCCTCGGCGGCATGGCGGGTTCGGGGCTGGGCATCTTCTTCCCGGTGCTCGCGGGCCGGCTGCTCGACACTTTCAAGGCGCAGGACAACGTCTCGGCCGGCTATGCCCTGCTCTTCTCGATTTGTGCGGGCGCCTACATCGCGACCTTCATCCTGCAGCATCTGCTCGCTCCCAAGTTCGAGATGGTGGAGCTCAAGGCCTGA
- a CDS encoding sugar kinase, with the protein MSLQIKPASACTYDQISLGEVMLRLDPGEGRIRTAREFKVWEGGGEYNTSRGLRKCFGLKTAVVTAFVDNEVGHLVEDFIMQGGVATDFIKWREDDGIGRTVRNGLNFTERGFGVRGAVGNPDRGNTAASQLKPGDIDWDHIFGKLGVRWFHTGGIFAALSASTAELTVEAVKAAHKHGTIVSYDLNYRPSLWKTIGGLKKAQEVNREIARYVDVMIGNEEDFTASLGFAVQGAEDLKHIETGAFKAMIETAVQEFKNFKVAATTLRHVITATKNDWSAILWHDGRFHESRPYPGLEILDRVGGGDSFASGVQFGFMEFNDPQKAVDYGAAHGALASTTPGDTSMATRKEVEKQISGGGARVVR; encoded by the coding sequence ATGAGCCTCCAAATCAAACCCGCTTCCGCCTGCACCTACGACCAGATCTCGCTCGGCGAGGTCATGCTCCGCCTCGACCCCGGCGAGGGCCGCATCCGCACCGCCCGCGAGTTCAAGGTCTGGGAGGGCGGCGGCGAATACAACACCTCCCGCGGTCTCCGCAAATGCTTCGGCCTGAAGACCGCCGTCGTCACCGCCTTCGTCGACAACGAGGTCGGCCACCTCGTCGAGGACTTCATCATGCAGGGCGGCGTCGCCACCGACTTCATCAAGTGGCGCGAGGACGATGGCATCGGCCGCACCGTCCGCAACGGCCTCAACTTCACCGAGCGCGGCTTCGGCGTGCGTGGCGCCGTCGGCAACCCCGACCGCGGCAACACCGCCGCCTCGCAGCTCAAGCCCGGCGACATCGACTGGGATCATATCTTCGGCAAGCTCGGCGTCCGCTGGTTCCACACCGGCGGCATCTTCGCCGCCCTCTCCGCCTCCACCGCGGAACTGACCGTCGAGGCCGTCAAGGCCGCCCACAAGCACGGCACCATCGTCTCCTACGACCTCAACTACCGTCCCTCGCTCTGGAAGACCATCGGCGGCCTCAAGAAGGCCCAGGAGGTCAACCGCGAGATCGCCCGGTATGTCGACGTGATGATCGGCAACGAGGAGGACTTCACCGCCTCGCTCGGTTTCGCCGTCCAGGGCGCCGAGGATCTCAAGCACATCGAGACCGGCGCCTTCAAAGCCATGATCGAGACCGCCGTGCAGGAGTTCAAAAACTTCAAGGTCGCCGCGACCACGCTGCGCCACGTCATCACCGCCACGAAGAACGACTGGAGCGCCATCCTCTGGCACGACGGCAGGTTTCACGAAAGCCGCCCGTATCCGGGCCTCGAGATCCTCGATCGCGTCGGCGGCGGCGACTCGTTCGCCTCCGGCGTGCAGTTCGGCTTCATGGAGTTCAACGACCCTCAGAAGGCCGTCGACTACGGCGCCGCTCACGGTGCGCTCGCCTCGACCACCCCCGGTGATACCTCGATGGCCACGCGCAAGGAGGTCGAGAAGCAGATTTCCGGCGGCGGCGCCCGCGTCGTGCGGTGA
- a CDS encoding DUF4861 domain-containing protein, producing MKSLRLLPLFLASVLAAVAADKVTVTVSHDYAGARPAETITIPWSDINQALPGAMLQHIAVRDAKGGMLPYQVTNVAPEARDPKGQGIAYGELIFQHDFAAGEKSATFTIEKTEAVAPVFPSKVFARYVPERLDDFAWENDRIAHRTYGPALAEARPAGANKEVLVSSGLDVWCKRVNYLIVDRWYNKGHDHYHHDEGEGMDMYQTGASRGCGGTGIWDGRQLYVSRNYKTWKVIANGPIRAIFELGYETWSAGGSTVSEVKRFTIDAGQNLDRIDSTFTAEVGPKNLTIGIGLNKDSGDKGQDTVATVSQNQAEGWLSQWEVEKTNGAIGEGIIVPADVAGFAEDSANRLVLAKAVSGQPLRYYVGAGWSKAGEFTTKEAWEAYVAAFAARLRAPLKVTLIP from the coding sequence ATGAAATCCCTGCGTTTGCTTCCGCTGTTCCTCGCGTCGGTGCTCGCCGCCGTCGCCGCCGACAAGGTGACCGTCACCGTGTCCCACGACTACGCCGGGGCGCGCCCCGCCGAGACCATCACGATCCCGTGGTCCGACATCAACCAGGCCCTGCCCGGCGCGATGCTGCAGCATATCGCGGTCAGGGACGCCAAGGGCGGCATGCTGCCCTACCAGGTCACCAATGTCGCGCCCGAGGCCAGGGACCCGAAGGGGCAGGGCATCGCCTATGGCGAGCTGATCTTCCAGCACGACTTCGCCGCCGGCGAGAAATCCGCCACCTTCACGATCGAGAAGACCGAGGCCGTCGCGCCGGTTTTCCCGAGCAAGGTTTTTGCCCGTTATGTGCCGGAACGCCTTGATGACTTCGCGTGGGAGAACGACAGGATCGCCCATCGCACCTACGGCCCGGCGCTGGCCGAGGCCCGCCCCGCCGGCGCCAACAAGGAGGTGCTGGTCAGCAGCGGCCTCGACGTCTGGTGCAAGCGCGTCAACTACCTGATCGTCGACCGCTGGTATAACAAGGGCCACGACCACTACCACCACGACGAGGGCGAGGGCATGGACATGTATCAGACCGGCGCCTCCCGCGGCTGCGGCGGCACCGGGATCTGGGACGGCCGGCAGCTTTACGTCAGCCGCAATTACAAGACCTGGAAGGTCATCGCCAACGGCCCCATCCGCGCGATCTTCGAGCTGGGTTACGAGACCTGGAGCGCCGGCGGCTCCACCGTGTCGGAAGTAAAGCGGTTCACGATCGACGCCGGCCAGAACCTGGACCGCATCGACAGCACTTTCACCGCGGAGGTCGGGCCGAAGAATCTCACGATCGGCATCGGCCTGAACAAGGACAGCGGCGACAAGGGGCAGGACACCGTGGCGACGGTCAGCCAGAACCAGGCCGAAGGCTGGCTCAGCCAGTGGGAGGTCGAGAAGACCAACGGCGCGATCGGCGAAGGCATCATCGTGCCCGCGGACGTCGCGGGTTTCGCCGAGGATTCCGCCAACCGGCTGGTGCTGGCCAAGGCGGTTTCCGGCCAGCCGCTCCGCTATTACGTCGGTGCCGGCTGGTCCAAGGCCGGCGAGTTCACCACCAAGGAGGCGTGGGAAGCCTACGTCGCCGCCTTCGCCGCCCGGCTCAGGGCCCCCCTCAAGGTCACGCTGATCCCATGA
- a CDS encoding IclR family transcriptional regulator, with translation MPAPVLPASSQERYVIPNLRNACRILKLLGSRPDGFKIADLGRTLDIPTTTTLRIMTTLHLEGLVRKNGTLYELGPVLIQLGNASLAGTEIRTTAIPVLEKLTGQTDETAHLAISCDDRALIVAVQDSPHPLRAASRPGFLAELHCSSTGKTLLAFLHYPRLAEFYGKGAARPAKRTPHTLTTLGEIKREIELTRKRGYSVDDEEFAPGIRCLAAPVYASDGTLAAAIGITASTVRFTKDRIPEMAGKVQAAASELSRLLGYSAPRG, from the coding sequence ATGCCTGCCCCCGTCCTCCCCGCCTCCAGTCAGGAACGCTACGTCATCCCGAATCTGCGCAATGCCTGCCGGATCCTCAAGCTGCTCGGCAGCCGCCCCGACGGCTTCAAGATTGCCGACCTCGGCCGGACGCTGGACATCCCCACGACCACCACCTTGCGCATCATGACCACGCTGCACCTCGAGGGGCTGGTCCGTAAGAACGGCACGCTCTATGAATTGGGGCCGGTGCTCATCCAGCTCGGCAACGCATCCCTCGCCGGCACCGAGATCCGCACCACCGCCATCCCGGTCCTCGAGAAGCTCACGGGCCAGACCGACGAGACCGCCCACCTCGCGATCTCCTGTGACGACCGCGCACTGATCGTGGCCGTGCAGGACAGCCCCCATCCGCTGCGCGCCGCCTCGCGCCCGGGCTTCCTCGCCGAACTGCATTGCTCCTCCACGGGCAAGACCCTGCTGGCCTTCCTTCATTACCCGCGCCTGGCCGAGTTTTATGGCAAAGGCGCCGCGCGCCCTGCCAAACGCACGCCCCACACCCTCACCACCCTCGGGGAAATCAAGCGGGAGATCGAACTCACGCGCAAACGCGGCTACAGCGTCGACGACGAGGAATTCGCTCCGGGCATCCGCTGCCTCGCCGCCCCTGTCTATGCCTCCGACGGCACCCTGGCCGCCGCCATCGGCATCACGGCCTCGACCGTGCGCTTCACCAAGGACCGCATCCCCGAGATGGCGGGCAAGGTGCAAGCCGCCGCGAGCGAGTTGTCCCGTCTCCTCGGCTACAGTGCGCCGCGCGGCTGA
- the kduI gene encoding 5-dehydro-4-deoxy-D-glucuronate isomerase: protein MHIHETSNPRTAVTLTTEQLRAEFLVPGLFSPGAANFRYWETDRTIMGGITPGATAVPLPNPPEVRSAFFLERREAGVINLGGAGTVTVDGTVHALEPLDALYLGRGTKAVTFASHSADTPARFYFLSYPAHAVYPGRHIPIKEAKGDRLGARETANERTLFKLIHPAAFPTCQLVMGFTRMEPGSVWNTMPPHTHLRRSEVYCYFHVAPTAAVFHFMGEPAATRHLVVHDLEAVLSPPWSIHSGVGTAAYAFVWGMGGENQEFADMDPAPVAQLR, encoded by the coding sequence ATGCACATTCACGAAACCAGCAACCCGCGCACCGCCGTCACCCTGACGACCGAGCAACTCCGCGCGGAGTTTCTCGTGCCCGGCCTTTTTTCTCCCGGCGCGGCGAACTTCCGCTACTGGGAGACGGACCGCACGATCATGGGCGGCATCACGCCCGGCGCCACCGCCGTGCCGCTGCCGAATCCCCCGGAGGTGCGCAGCGCCTTCTTTCTCGAGCGCCGCGAAGCCGGCGTGATCAACCTCGGCGGCGCCGGCACCGTCACCGTGGACGGCACCGTGCATGCCCTGGAGCCGCTCGACGCGCTCTACCTCGGCCGCGGGACCAAGGCCGTCACGTTCGCCTCGCACTCGGCCGACACGCCGGCGCGGTTCTATTTCCTGTCCTACCCGGCCCACGCCGTCTACCCGGGGCGGCACATCCCGATCAAGGAGGCCAAGGGCGACCGGCTCGGCGCCCGCGAGACCGCCAACGAGCGCACGCTCTTCAAGCTCATCCATCCCGCCGCGTTTCCCACCTGCCAGCTCGTGATGGGCTTCACCCGCATGGAGCCGGGCAGCGTCTGGAACACCATGCCGCCGCACACGCACCTGCGCCGTTCCGAGGTTTACTGCTACTTCCATGTCGCGCCGACCGCCGCAGTCTTCCACTTCATGGGCGAGCCGGCGGCCACCCGTCACCTGGTGGTGCATGATCTCGAGGCCGTCCTTTCGCCGCCGTGGTCCATCCATAGCGGCGTCGGCACCGCGGCCTACGCCTTCGTCTGGGGCATGGGCGGCGAGAACCAGGAGTTCGCCGACATGGATCCCGCGCCGGTCGCGCAGCTGCGATGA
- a CDS encoding SDR family oxidoreductase, whose translation MNNPDYLNQLFGLTGKVAVVIGGTGELCGAMAEGLAGVGAEVVLVGRSLEKAEARLKKIAAAGGKAWFHAAEATSKAEVEGLRDAVLRRSGRIDIVINGAGINSATPFFDITEEEFDRIVRVNLKGVFLGCQVFGRYLVERGQGGSIINLGSMSGVVPLSRVFTYSATKGAVHNLSLNLAREWAPHRVRVNVLVPGFFPAEQNQKVLTPDRVASIMGHTPMKRFGEARELIGATLLLASDGAGSFITGEELIVDGGYHAMTI comes from the coding sequence ATGAATAATCCTGATTATCTCAATCAACTGTTCGGACTAACTGGCAAGGTGGCCGTCGTCATCGGCGGCACCGGCGAACTCTGCGGCGCGATGGCCGAGGGCCTGGCCGGCGTCGGCGCCGAGGTCGTCCTCGTCGGCCGCAGCCTCGAGAAGGCCGAGGCGCGCCTCAAGAAGATCGCCGCCGCGGGCGGCAAGGCCTGGTTCCATGCCGCCGAGGCCACCAGCAAGGCGGAGGTCGAGGGCTTGCGCGACGCCGTGCTCAGGCGCAGCGGCCGCATCGACATCGTGATCAACGGCGCGGGCATCAATTCCGCCACGCCGTTCTTCGACATCACCGAGGAGGAGTTCGACCGCATCGTGCGCGTGAACCTCAAGGGCGTGTTTCTCGGCTGCCAGGTTTTCGGCCGCTACCTCGTCGAGCGGGGACAGGGCGGCTCCATCATCAACCTCGGCTCGATGTCGGGCGTCGTGCCGCTGTCGCGCGTGTTCACCTACTCGGCGACCAAGGGCGCCGTGCACAATCTCTCGCTCAACCTCGCCCGCGAATGGGCGCCGCACAGGGTGCGGGTCAACGTCCTCGTCCCGGGTTTCTTCCCGGCCGAGCAGAACCAGAAGGTCCTCACGCCCGACCGCGTCGCCAGCATCATGGGCCATACGCCGATGAAGCGCTTCGGCGAAGCCCGCGAACTCATCGGGGCCACCCTGCTGCTCGCGAGCGACGGCGCGGGTTCGTTCATCACCGGCGAGGAGCTGATCGTCGACGGCGGCTACCACGCGATGACGATCTGA
- a CDS encoding glycoside hydrolase family 88 protein, whose translation MRLRRLLLSALVLLAGWTRAVAADDSTVLALMERVADWQLAHPRPDKGEDKADGWINGAFYTGVMALARDSASPRFHDAMMKMAEGNQWKPAARVYHADDQVVTQTYLDLYLQHRDPRMLAPTRERFDYILAHPKDDNLDFDGAKNPDRLDHWSWCDSLFMAPPAWARLWKATGNAAYLDFAVTKWWVTSDYLYDQEEHLYFRDSGYFGKREKNGRKVFWSRGNGWVLAGLARMLELLPADHPARPRFERQFREMADKVVTLQQADGFWRSSLLDPASYPSPETSGTGFYCYAFAWGINHGLLDRAKFETPVRRAWAALAGCVNADGKLTHVQPVGATPVTFDPQWNEPFGTGAFLLAGSEVRRLPHPLMP comes from the coding sequence ATGAGATTGCGCCGCCTTCTCCTCTCCGCGCTCGTCCTGTTGGCCGGTTGGACCCGGGCCGTGGCGGCGGACGACAGCACCGTGCTGGCGCTGATGGAGCGCGTCGCCGACTGGCAGCTCGCCCATCCCCGGCCGGACAAGGGGGAGGACAAGGCGGACGGCTGGATCAACGGCGCGTTCTACACCGGCGTGATGGCCCTTGCGCGCGACTCGGCCAGCCCGCGTTTCCACGACGCGATGATGAAAATGGCCGAGGGCAACCAATGGAAGCCGGCCGCCCGCGTTTATCACGCCGACGACCAGGTCGTCACGCAGACCTACCTCGATCTTTACCTGCAGCACCGCGATCCGCGCATGCTGGCGCCGACCCGGGAGCGGTTTGATTACATCCTCGCGCACCCGAAGGACGACAATCTCGACTTCGACGGGGCGAAGAATCCCGACCGGCTCGACCACTGGTCATGGTGCGATTCCCTCTTCATGGCGCCGCCCGCGTGGGCGCGGCTGTGGAAGGCGACGGGCAACGCCGCCTACCTCGACTTCGCCGTGACCAAGTGGTGGGTCACCTCGGATTATCTCTACGACCAGGAGGAGCACCTCTATTTCCGCGACAGCGGCTATTTCGGCAAACGTGAGAAGAACGGGCGCAAGGTCTTCTGGAGCCGCGGCAACGGCTGGGTGCTGGCCGGCCTGGCGCGCATGCTCGAGCTGCTGCCGGCGGACCACCCCGCGCGGCCGCGCTTTGAGCGGCAGTTCCGCGAGATGGCGGACAAGGTCGTGACCCTGCAGCAGGCCGACGGCTTCTGGCGCTCCAGCCTGCTGGATCCGGCGAGCTATCCCTCGCCCGAGACCAGCGGCACGGGTTTCTACTGCTACGCCTTCGCCTGGGGCATCAACCACGGGCTGCTTGACCGCGCGAAGTTCGAGACTCCGGTGCGCCGCGCCTGGGCGGCTCTGGCCGGCTGCGTCAACGCCGACGGCAAGCTCACCCATGTGCAGCCGGTCGGCGCCACCCCGGTCACCTTTGATCCCCAGTGGAACGAGCCCTTCGGCACCGGCGCCTTCCTGCTCGCGGGCAGCGAGGTTCGCCGCCTCCCGCACCCCTTGATGCCATGA